ggaGCGTGCTCCCCGCCATTACGGCGGTTTCGGAATTCAGCGCCACCTATTGAGAACGACAGCGACTATGAGATCGGCGCCATTAGCTGGGCGAAGTCTGCGTCTCCGCGCACTGACGAAGCGGACCGGCAAGCAAAACTATACTGAGCGCCGAAGTTTTCATCTGCCTGTCCGACGAATTTCCGTTGAATCCGGTTCCCCTCGGCATTCGGTAACATGCCTGTGCATTGCTGCGTGCCGCTTTGCAACCAGCGAGGAGTTCTGGACGACCATGGCTCGAAGGCAAGTATGCGTGTGTATGCATTTCGTTTACTGTTTGTTGCGTCTCATGCGCGCGCCTTACGTCGCTTTTATCGTCTTACAGGTGTCGTTCTTCTGTTTTCCGAAGGATCCGCATCTGAAGAAGAAATGGATTGTAGCTATTAAGCGCGATGAAGGAAAGCTTTTTGTCGTGACGAAGCACACAAAGGTGTGCTCGAATCACTTCACCACCGACAGCTACTTGCCGAATGTAGTCGGCGATCGGCGTTATCTCCGGGTTGACGCCGTGCCGAGCGTGTTTGCCTTTGGAAAACCCAAGCCACCAGCAAGAAAAAAACCGAAGGAACGACAACAGTGTGTCGCGAAAATGAAACTGCTTTCCGCCGTCGGCCAGGCTAGCAGCTCCGGGTTTGCGTCACAACCACCGCTTTCTCCTAGTAGTGATGTCGCCGCGTCGCGGGATTCTTCTACAGCTGTTGAAACTATGGACGCCACAGAGTGTGCAAGTGTTTCAAAGTCGGCCAGTGCGACCCACGTCCGAGACCACGAAGTGTGTGATTGTGCATGTGCAGTTAGAGTGTTGGAGCTCGAGAAGCAGCTTTCTGTGCTCCAAATGCGCATACACCAACTGGAAAGCGACCTAGAAGGTAGGACCGAAGAGGTGAGGTCTGCGAAAGCAAATGCAGAGCGAGTGCCTGAGCTCGAGACGCAGCTTTCTCTGCTTCAAGTGCGTATACAACAACTGCAGAGCGACTTGGAAATTAGAACGAAAGAGGTGAAGTCAGCAAAAGATGTGCTTTATAAAGCTCAAAGAGAGTATGAAATACTCAATATGGAAAACAAAAAGCTTGATCGGCATAAAAGCAGGCAATTTTCTGTCGAATGCTTCAAGGACAGCCCTGAGGACATTAGTTTCTACACTGGACTTTCAAACTTTGAATCATTCATGTGCTTCTTCCGTTTGATAAACCCCGGTGAGTGTGCGGAAAATATAAAAGTATGGTCTAGGAGCTATTCAAGTTCATCAAGTAATGCAGGGAGACCGCACATGCTGACGGCTAAAGACCAGCTTTTTCTTGTTCTGGTCAGGTTGCGCCTTGGGCTTTTCGAAAGGGACCTTGCCTACAGGTTCAGGGTGTCCATTGCTACAGTATCCAGAATATGTACCACATGGACcagctttatttatttgcagGTTGGCCAGATGGACCTTTGGCTGAGCAGAGACAAGGTTGACAAGGCTATGCCAGCCATTTTTAAAGAGCGATACCCATCAACAAGAGCCATTATCGACGTGACAGAAGTGAGATGCGAAGTTCCAAGCTCTCTGGTCCTTCAGTCGGCGACCTACTCAACCTACAAGTCAACTAATACAATGAAGGGTTTGGTTGTCCTTTCACCTGATGGAACGATCACGTTTCTGTCAAAATTATTTACAGGGTCGGTGTCAGACAAAGAGCTCGTTGAAAAAAGCGGGTTTTTAAAACTCGAGTTTGAGCCTGGCGACTCGGTAACGGCCGACAAGGGCTTTAAGATACAGGACCTGCTCAGTGCAAAAGGAGTTGCGTTGAACATTCCCCCTTTCCTTCGGAGACAGCACCTTACTGAAGAAGAAGTTAGACAAACAGAGGAAATTGCAAGTCTCAGAATACATGTCGAGCGGCGCTTTCAATGTATTAAGGCATTTCATATTTTTGACAGGCCCATCCCACTGTC
The sequence above is a segment of the Dermacentor variabilis isolate Ectoservices chromosome 7, ASM5094787v1, whole genome shotgun sequence genome. Coding sequences within it:
- the LOC142587272 gene encoding uncharacterized protein LOC142587272, with the translated sequence MPVHCCVPLCNQRGVLDDHGSKVSFFCFPKDPHLKKKWIVAIKRDEGKLFVVTKHTKVCSNHFTTDSYLPNVVGDRRYLRVDAVPSVFAFGKPKPPARKKPKERQQCVAKMKLLSAVGQASSSGFASQPPLSPSSDVAASRDSSTAVETMDATECASVSKSASATHVRDHEVCDCACAVRVLELEKQLSVLQMRIHQLESDLEGRTEEVRSAKANAERVPELETQLSLLQVRIQQLQSDLEIRTKEVKSAKDVLYKAQREYEILNMENKKLDRHKSRQFSVECFKDSPEDISFYTGLSNFESFMCFFRLINPGECAENIKVWSRSYSSSSSNAGRPHMLTAKDQLFLVLVRLRLGLFERDLAYRFRVSIATVSRICTTWTSFIYLQVGQMDLWLSRDKVDKAMPAIFKERYPSTRAIIDVTEVRCEVPSSLVLQSATYSTYKSTNTMKGLVVLSPDGTITFLSKLFTGSVSDKELVEKSGFLKLEFEPGDSVTADKGFKIQDLLSAKGVALNIPPFLRRQHLTEEEVRQTEEIASLRIHVERRFQCIKAFHIFDRPIPLSIAPIINEIWALCAFLSNLQSPLIAT